A DNA window from uncultured Methanoregula sp. contains the following coding sequences:
- a CDS encoding PAS domain S-box protein, with amino-acid sequence MEKETEQDRIRNLLKENPKGLTIEEVSKKLSLNRATAAKYLNSMMISGQAELRELGRAKIFYLSQRLPLTNLLSLSSDLILILDRDLFIQETNEPFLSFFHQSKDELKGKKIEHSGLAPLLPDGILASLEQAVEGTEVISEVHLGTGEDDRYFKMKLIPLVFEGGAHAVGMIFEDISEMKRYQFELEERIRERTIKLQTKVEQHKRAEEALRENDAVLRSMLDATPVGVGLLVDRVFKKVNNSLCCITGYSEQELTGKNTKILYVDEAEYDRIHRELYRPMGGKGVGMLETRIRRKDGMVIDVIMSLSPFDPQDPDSGVTATILDITDRKMAEEALRRANKQVALLTSVTRHDILNKLTVLRGYISYMKKQPVNDTLSDLLRKEETIADLITGLLVFTRDYKDIGVQPPDWISVADMIRASRTSMNLGPVSVHVATGSLEVYADPLLRKVFCNLIDHSLRHGGPVTAITVTARQDGGNLAILFEDNGSGIPVSEKEWIFDRESGKNIGLGLFLAREILAITGITIAETGEPGRGARFEMTVPAGSFRFSGN; translated from the coding sequence ATGGAAAAGGAAACTGAGCAGGACCGGATACGCAACCTCCTCAAGGAGAATCCCAAGGGACTGACGATAGAGGAAGTATCAAAAAAGCTCTCGCTGAACCGGGCTACCGCTGCCAAATATCTCAATTCGATGATGATATCGGGGCAGGCCGAACTTCGCGAGTTAGGCCGGGCAAAGATCTTCTATCTCTCCCAGCGGCTGCCCCTGACCAACCTGCTGAGCCTCTCATCCGACCTGATCCTTATCTTGGACCGGGACCTGTTCATCCAGGAGACAAACGAACCTTTCCTCTCATTTTTTCACCAGAGCAAGGATGAGCTGAAAGGAAAGAAGATCGAACATTCCGGTCTGGCACCGCTTCTGCCGGACGGGATCCTGGCCTCTCTTGAGCAGGCCGTCGAAGGGACTGAAGTCATTTCCGAAGTCCATCTCGGGACCGGTGAGGATGACCGGTACTTCAAGATGAAACTGATCCCCCTTGTCTTCGAAGGCGGTGCCCATGCGGTCGGGATGATCTTTGAGGATATTTCAGAAATGAAACGGTACCAGTTCGAGCTGGAAGAGCGGATCCGTGAAAGAACCATAAAACTGCAGACCAAAGTCGAGCAGCACAAGCGGGCGGAAGAGGCGCTTCGCGAGAACGATGCGGTTCTCCGGAGCATGCTTGATGCAACTCCCGTTGGTGTCGGGCTGCTCGTTGACCGTGTTTTCAAAAAAGTGAACAACTCGCTCTGCTGCATAACGGGGTACTCGGAGCAGGAGCTCACCGGCAAGAATACAAAAATCCTGTACGTGGACGAGGCCGAATATGACCGGATCCACCGGGAACTATACCGGCCCATGGGAGGCAAGGGTGTCGGCATGCTGGAAACCCGGATCCGGAGAAAGGATGGCATGGTCATCGATGTCATCATGAGCCTCAGCCCGTTCGATCCCCAGGATCCGGATTCCGGGGTTACGGCAACGATCCTGGACATTACGGACCGGAAGATGGCGGAGGAAGCCCTGCGCCGGGCAAACAAGCAGGTGGCCCTGCTGACAAGTGTCACCCGCCACGATATCCTGAACAAACTCACGGTCCTGCGCGGGTATATCAGTTACATGAAAAAACAGCCCGTCAATGATACCCTGTCCGATCTTCTCCGGAAAGAGGAGACGATTGCTGATCTTATCACCGGCCTCCTTGTCTTCACGCGCGATTACAAGGATATCGGTGTCCAGCCTCCTGACTGGATCAGCGTTGCCGATATGATCCGGGCCAGCCGGACCTCCATGAACCTTGGCCCGGTCTCAGTCCATGTGGCGACCGGAAGCCTTGAGGTTTACGCAGATCCTCTCCTCCGGAAAGTCTTCTGCAACCTGATCGATCACTCGCTGCGGCACGGGGGCCCGGTAACCGCGATCACGGTGACGGCCCGGCAGGATGGGGGGAACCTTGCCATCCTGTTCGAGGACAACGGCAGCGGGATTCCCGTTTCTGAAAAAGAATGGATCTTTGACCGGGAGAGCGGGAAAAATATCGGCCTTGGGCTCTTCCTTGCCCGGGAGATCCTTGCGATCACCGGCATAACCATTGCCGAGACGGGGGAGCCCGGGAGGGGTGCCCGGTTCGAGATGACGGTGCCTGCAGGCTCCTTCCGGTTTTCCGGGAACTGA
- a CDS encoding PKD domain-containing protein, with protein sequence MKQSFFTAARLSAACIGILFLLPFAAASLPVAGFVSDVTSGTTPLTVRFTDVSTNTPTGWIWSFGDGETSSVQNPSHTYTRAGTYSVTLAATNAEGSNTVTRTEYITAARPVIAPVASFVSNVTSGTAPVAIQFLDTSTNSPSSSAWEFGDGSTSAGPGPVHIYPDAGLYSVTLTASNAAGSNTITRTGYIAVSAPVTDPPVAGFVSTANTGTAPHTVQFIDASTNFPVSWLWHFGDGESSTVQNPSHTYSRIGTYTVSLTAANAWGNNTINRDNYITVNSPVPEASFDATATSGTAPLTVRFTDTSTNSPSTWNWEFGDGHSSALQNPTYVYTAPGAYTVSLLTMNAAGRGIVTRSNYITVSNGTSPVASFTSDTRDGATPLSVRFSDSSTGIPTAWAWSFGDGAVSSVMNPSHTYLSSGSYTVTLTAKNAAGSNTTVLNNYITVYGPSGTTEVTTARETGVPAGPSDFSEAIPVTNRAMTLEPGTVFSTNDTSEGIPLWIPALAALVIAGAGIIWYLTRRPKGSRRQRGRDL encoded by the coding sequence ATGAAACAAAGTTTTTTTACAGCGGCCAGGTTATCCGCTGCCTGCATCGGCATCCTCTTCCTCCTGCCGTTCGCCGCAGCATCGCTGCCCGTTGCCGGATTCGTATCGGACGTGACCTCAGGCACAACGCCCCTTACCGTCCGGTTCACGGACGTGTCCACGAACACACCGACCGGATGGATCTGGTCGTTTGGCGATGGCGAGACCTCATCGGTACAGAATCCCTCGCATACCTATACCCGGGCCGGGACGTACTCGGTCACGCTTGCTGCAACCAATGCCGAGGGCAGCAATACCGTGACGAGAACGGAATATATCACGGCAGCAAGGCCGGTCATCGCACCGGTTGCATCCTTTGTCTCGAACGTGACATCGGGTACCGCACCGGTTGCAATCCAGTTCCTGGACACGTCCACCAATTCGCCTTCATCTTCGGCCTGGGAGTTCGGGGATGGCAGCACCTCCGCAGGGCCGGGCCCGGTCCATATCTATCCGGACGCCGGCCTCTATTCGGTCACCCTCACGGCATCGAATGCTGCCGGCAGCAACACGATAACGAGAACCGGGTACATCGCGGTGAGTGCGCCTGTCACGGATCCTCCCGTTGCCGGGTTTGTCTCGACTGCGAATACCGGCACCGCACCGCACACCGTCCAGTTCATTGACGCGTCCACGAACTTTCCGGTCTCGTGGCTCTGGCATTTTGGCGACGGGGAGAGCTCAACAGTCCAGAATCCATCCCACACGTACTCCCGTATCGGCACCTACACGGTCTCGCTGACTGCAGCCAATGCCTGGGGCAACAATACCATAAACCGGGACAATTACATCACCGTCAACTCCCCGGTCCCGGAGGCCTCGTTCGACGCCACGGCTACTTCGGGAACAGCACCGCTGACCGTCCGGTTCACCGACACTTCCACCAATTCGCCCTCAACCTGGAACTGGGAGTTCGGGGACGGGCATTCGTCCGCACTCCAGAATCCGACCTACGTGTACACCGCTCCCGGCGCTTACACGGTCAGTCTCCTGACCATGAATGCCGCCGGCAGGGGGATTGTGACCCGGAGCAATTACATCACGGTCTCCAACGGTACATCCCCGGTGGCCTCATTCACATCGGACACGCGGGATGGAGCCACCCCCCTTTCCGTACGGTTTTCGGATAGTTCCACGGGCATACCGACAGCGTGGGCCTGGTCGTTCGGGGACGGGGCCGTATCATCGGTAATGAATCCCTCGCATACCTACCTGAGCAGCGGTTCGTATACGGTCACGCTCACTGCAAAGAATGCTGCCGGTTCCAACACGACAGTTCTGAACAATTACATCACGGTGTATGGACCATCCGGGACAACTGAGGTAACAACGGCCCGGGAAACCGGAGTTCCGGCCGGCCCATCAGATTTCAGTGAGGCCATCCCGGTTACCAACAGGGCAATGACCCTGGAACCTGGCACGGTATTTTCAACCAACGATACGTCGGAGGGTATCCCCCTGTGGATCCCGGCCCTTGCCGCCCTGGTCATTGCAGGTGCTGGGATCATCTGGTACCTGACAAGACGGCCGAAAGGATCCCGCCGGCAACGGGGCAGGGACCTCTGA
- a CDS encoding monovalent cation/H(+) antiporter subunit G produces MTLLADCLIWLTLAIGIGFGALGLFGLVIFPDIRSRMYTAVRATLIGVTSVTLSVLVYAGSLYLETNESQYATLALETVFLYAVILIGTILLDREIEDQVRVP; encoded by the coding sequence ATGACCCTTCTTGCCGACTGCCTGATCTGGCTCACCCTTGCCATCGGGATCGGTTTTGGTGCCCTGGGCCTCTTCGGGCTTGTCATATTCCCGGATATCCGGAGCCGGATGTATACTGCCGTGAGGGCAACGCTCATCGGGGTCACCTCTGTTACCCTCTCGGTGCTCGTGTATGCCGGATCGCTCTACCTGGAGACGAACGAAAGCCAGTACGCCACCCTTGCGCTCGAAACGGTATTCCTGTATGCGGTAATCCTCATCGGGACGATCCTTCTGGACCGCGAGATTGAGGACCAGGTCCGGGTTCCATAA
- a CDS encoding helix-turn-helix domain-containing protein yields MNESSTHSMAEDIVLLEPGDERAQKIAKAMASPTGGDILHFLGEGPKSLTDIADQLKVPMNTAKYHLENLLDAGLIAVAETKYSVKGREIKLYSLTNQLLIVAPRQSNVRSLLLKYASLFGIVAVATLGISFLAPFLGSTNGPVVAPMVMQDAARGENAVMATKAVSTYGGMGNTSSLNSDFAIAFFLGGLLVIVILLCYEAYLWKKR; encoded by the coding sequence GTGAACGAATCATCGACGCACTCCATGGCTGAAGATATTGTACTCCTGGAACCGGGCGATGAGCGGGCACAGAAGATCGCAAAAGCGATGGCAAGCCCGACCGGCGGGGACATCCTCCACTTTCTCGGTGAGGGCCCAAAGAGTCTCACCGATATTGCGGATCAGCTCAAGGTTCCCATGAATACAGCCAAGTACCATCTGGAGAACCTGCTGGATGCCGGTCTCATCGCGGTTGCGGAGACAAAATACAGCGTCAAGGGGCGGGAGATAAAGCTCTACTCGCTCACCAACCAGCTCCTGATCGTTGCGCCCCGACAGTCGAACGTGCGATCCCTTCTCCTGAAATATGCGTCCCTGTTCGGGATCGTTGCTGTCGCAACCCTCGGGATCTCATTCCTTGCACCGTTCCTTGGCAGTACCAACGGGCCCGTTGTCGCGCCCATGGTGATGCAGGATGCTGCCCGGGGGGAAAATGCGGTCATGGCAACCAAAGCCGTTTCCACCTATGGCGGGATGGGAAACACGTCATCGCTGAATTCGGATTTTGCCATTGCCTTCTTCCTTGGCGGTCTGCTCGTGATCGTAATACTTCTCTGTTACGAAGCCTATCTCTGGAAAAAGCGATAA
- the alaS gene encoding alanine--tRNA ligase, producing MLEEEYQLDYFKTQGFVRKICKACGSAFWTRDPSREICGDAPCEPYNFIGDPIFRPHTLDSMREAYLSFFEKEGHTRIERYPVAARWRDDIYLTIASIADFQPFVTSGVVPPPANPLTISQPCIRLNDLDSVGKSGRHLTTFEMMAHHAFNTPTEEIYWKDRTVELCDQFIASIGGDTQRVTYKENPWIGGGNAGPSVEVLIGGLEIATLVFMSLGRQNTGQPGYDLKGEMYYPMKLRIVDTGYGLERLVWASKGSPTIYDAVFPEMVSKVMSAAGLNHMLDNKEYTKILALNAKYAGLMDISGTNLFNLRKKVAAAIEISPDKLDKMITPVEKVYAVVDHTRCLAYMLGDCIVPSNVREGYLARLVIRRTLRMMNELKIEEPLADFIEQQTRIIGMNKFEQDLGVVREIVDRETEKYAATLERGTRIVQKIAKTYKAKSQRVPLSEIITLYDSHGIQPEMVKDIAIKEGAVVDLPDNFYSIVADQHSESKKEAEVDTAGKYTTRVQGLPPTKKLYYEQPSTIEFEAVVIDFFDNYAVLDQTLFYPEGGGQPADTGTLVSTESMVRVDGVIKVGEVVLHHVSGGMLGRGDRVKGMVDEERRWSLMRHHTGTHILLHATKEVLGAHIHQAGAQKGSESSRVDIRHFKHITADELHRIEVAANRMIMANQPVDISIEDRTKAEQKYGFSLYQGGVPPGRDIRIVKVAGDIEACAGTHCRSTGEVGMIKIIRVEHIQDGIERIEFAAGISAIFYMQHLEQILSASADTLSVQHDNLPATVTRFFTEWKEQKKDIERMSAKLVELELQTIQGESIGGLEVVVKKVDLPQKELSTLANGIAEKGGIALLATAGETVRVVLASGDPRVNAGDIISQVCSLLGGKGGGKPTLAQGGGPDANQLDLALKVGRERIIDALHG from the coding sequence ATGCTCGAAGAGGAATACCAGCTCGATTATTTCAAAACCCAGGGTTTTGTCCGCAAGATCTGCAAGGCCTGCGGTTCAGCCTTCTGGACCCGCGATCCCTCCCGGGAGATCTGCGGCGATGCTCCCTGCGAACCCTATAACTTCATCGGTGACCCGATCTTCCGCCCGCACACCCTTGACTCCATGCGGGAGGCCTACCTCTCCTTTTTTGAGAAAGAGGGGCACACAAGGATCGAACGCTACCCGGTTGCAGCCCGGTGGCGGGACGATATCTACCTCACGATCGCATCCATCGCCGACTTCCAGCCGTTTGTCACGAGCGGCGTTGTTCCCCCGCCGGCAAACCCGCTCACCATCTCCCAGCCGTGCATCCGGCTCAACGACCTCGACTCCGTGGGAAAATCCGGCCGGCACCTGACAACGTTCGAGATGATGGCGCACCATGCCTTCAACACCCCGACCGAAGAGATCTACTGGAAAGACCGGACTGTTGAACTCTGCGACCAGTTCATCGCCTCCATTGGCGGCGACACTCAGCGGGTAACTTACAAGGAGAACCCGTGGATTGGCGGCGGGAACGCCGGGCCGAGCGTGGAAGTCCTGATTGGCGGACTCGAGATCGCAACCCTTGTCTTCATGAGCCTGGGGCGGCAGAACACCGGCCAGCCCGGTTATGATCTCAAGGGCGAGATGTATTACCCGATGAAGCTCCGGATTGTCGACACCGGGTACGGACTCGAACGTCTCGTCTGGGCATCGAAAGGCTCCCCTACCATCTACGACGCAGTATTCCCGGAGATGGTGAGCAAGGTGATGAGCGCTGCCGGCCTCAACCATATGCTTGACAACAAGGAGTACACAAAAATCCTTGCCCTCAATGCCAAGTACGCCGGGCTCATGGACATCTCGGGCACCAACCTCTTCAACCTGCGCAAGAAAGTCGCAGCGGCGATCGAGATCTCGCCCGACAAGCTCGACAAGATGATAACTCCTGTTGAGAAGGTGTACGCGGTGGTAGACCACACCCGATGCCTTGCCTACATGCTCGGCGACTGCATCGTTCCCTCCAATGTCCGCGAAGGCTATCTTGCCCGTCTCGTTATCCGCCGGACCCTGCGGATGATGAACGAGCTCAAGATCGAGGAACCCCTTGCAGATTTCATCGAGCAGCAGACCCGGATCATCGGCATGAACAAGTTCGAGCAGGACCTCGGCGTTGTCCGCGAGATCGTGGACCGCGAAACCGAGAAGTATGCGGCAACGCTCGAACGCGGCACAAGGATTGTCCAGAAGATTGCAAAAACCTACAAGGCAAAGAGCCAGCGCGTGCCTCTCTCCGAGATCATAACGCTCTACGACTCCCACGGCATCCAGCCCGAGATGGTAAAGGACATTGCCATCAAGGAGGGTGCGGTTGTCGATCTGCCGGACAACTTCTACTCGATCGTTGCCGACCAGCACTCGGAATCGAAGAAAGAGGCGGAAGTGGATACAGCCGGTAAGTATACAACCCGGGTCCAGGGACTGCCCCCGACCAAGAAACTCTATTACGAGCAGCCCTCGACCATCGAGTTCGAGGCGGTTGTCATCGACTTCTTCGACAACTACGCGGTGCTCGACCAGACCCTCTTCTATCCGGAAGGCGGCGGGCAGCCGGCCGATACCGGGACGCTCGTCTCCACCGAGAGCATGGTGCGGGTGGACGGCGTCATCAAGGTTGGTGAAGTTGTCCTCCACCATGTCTCGGGCGGGATGCTCGGCCGGGGCGACCGGGTCAAGGGAATGGTGGACGAGGAGCGCCGCTGGTCGCTGATGCGCCACCACACCGGAACCCATATCCTCCTCCATGCAACAAAGGAAGTGCTCGGGGCACACATCCACCAGGCCGGCGCCCAGAAAGGCAGCGAGAGTTCCCGCGTGGACATCCGGCATTTCAAGCACATCACGGCTGACGAACTCCACCGGATCGAAGTTGCCGCAAACCGGATGATCATGGCCAACCAGCCGGTCGATATATCGATAGAAGACCGGACCAAAGCCGAACAGAAGTACGGCTTCTCCCTTTACCAGGGAGGTGTCCCGCCGGGACGGGATATCCGCATTGTCAAAGTAGCCGGCGATATCGAGGCCTGTGCCGGCACCCACTGCCGGAGCACCGGGGAAGTCGGGATGATCAAGATCATCCGCGTCGAGCACATTCAGGATGGCATCGAGCGGATCGAATTTGCTGCAGGCATCTCTGCGATCTTCTACATGCAGCACCTCGAACAGATCCTCTCGGCCTCAGCCGATACCCTCTCCGTCCAGCACGATAATCTTCCGGCAACGGTCACCCGGTTCTTTACGGAATGGAAAGAGCAGAAGAAAGATATCGAGCGGATGAGCGCAAAGCTGGTTGAACTGGAACTCCAGACAATCCAGGGAGAATCCATTGGGGGTCTTGAAGTTGTGGTAAAGAAAGTCGATCTCCCGCAGAAGGAGCTCTCGACCCTTGCAAACGGTATTGCGGAGAAAGGCGGCATTGCCCTCCTCGCAACCGCCGGGGAGACCGTCCGTGTGGTCCTCGCGTCCGGTGATCCCCGGGTGAATGCCGGGGATATCATCAGCCAGGTCTGCAGCCTGCTCGGCGGGAAAGGCGGCGGCAAGCCCACGCTCGCTCAGGGCGGCGGCCCGGATGCCAACCAGCTCGATCTTGCACTGAAAGTCGGACGTGAACGAATCATCGACGCACTCCATGGCTGA
- the hisH gene encoding imidazole glycerol phosphate synthase subunit HisH, which translates to MTQIAIIDYGLGNLRSVIRGLERAGAQATITCNPEAIAAADGLVLPGVGAFHEGMDQLGDLKTTITQAVQDVPLLGICLGMQMLLETSEEHGIHAGLGLIPGNVKKFPRTPGMKIPHMGWNSLAINNKESPLFSGFKGNEYMYFVHSFYADTAPQFALTTTEYICPFASSIANGNVYGVQFHPEKSGAAGLRLLENFIGMI; encoded by the coding sequence ATGACGCAGATAGCCATTATTGATTACGGCCTGGGGAACCTCCGGAGCGTGATCCGCGGCCTCGAGAGGGCCGGGGCTCAGGCAACGATCACCTGCAATCCGGAAGCGATTGCCGCAGCCGACGGCCTGGTGCTGCCGGGAGTCGGGGCGTTCCATGAAGGGATGGATCAGCTCGGGGACCTGAAAACTACGATAACCCAAGCGGTCCAAGACGTGCCGCTTCTTGGGATCTGCCTTGGGATGCAGATGCTGCTTGAGACCAGCGAAGAGCACGGGATCCATGCAGGTCTCGGCCTCATCCCGGGAAATGTAAAGAAATTTCCCCGTACACCCGGCATGAAAATTCCCCATATGGGCTGGAATTCCCTTGCCATCAATAACAAGGAGAGCCCGCTTTTTTCCGGGTTCAAAGGCAATGAATACATGTACTTTGTCCATTCGTTCTATGCTGACACCGCTCCGCAGTTTGCCCTGACAACCACCGAGTACATCTGTCCCTTCGCATCTTCCATTGCAAACGGGAATGTATACGGGGTCCAGTTCCACCCGGAAAAGAGCGGGGCTGCCGGCCTCCGGCTCCTTGAAAATTTTATCGGCATGATCTGA
- a CDS encoding phosphoadenosine phosphosulfate reductase family protein has product MRPSYLGKILLRWCDTCHSPVLARTCACGSETREIPITPPGDARPAFPEDVALVNRIYENHFGSPLIPEGHLALLNKVPDQDRMEEIIVGGGVAGIIRYFPDRREWEPVPRPEAGILFTPKKRFIIVSEDAVPFIRDKGMSVLAPGVISIDENIRAGDEVFILGPDRKCIAVGRAKVDAGTAQGMEKGQVVRTRRNIESLIVPGAATWDDAVRANAGVLERVEAEAMLFVREVSGRNPDLQPNVSYSGGKDSLATLLVVKKAIGNVPMLFADTGLEFPETYTNVDEVSKKYGLDVIRTDGNTTFWETFRHQGPPAVNARWCCKVCKLTPVGNLIRERWGECLSFIGQRRYESAARAQSDRVWRNSNVRVQLSAAPIHNWTALHVWLYIWREEAPYNVLYAQHLDRIGCFMCPSSDMSLIHMIAQEYPELWQGWVEKLEEWQKSAGLPEEWITEGKWRLKEEGKDDADSHY; this is encoded by the coding sequence ATGCGACCCTCCTACTTAGGCAAGATCCTCCTGCGCTGGTGCGACACCTGCCACTCACCGGTCCTTGCCCGCACATGTGCCTGCGGGAGCGAGACCCGGGAGATCCCGATAACCCCGCCGGGCGATGCCAGGCCGGCGTTCCCAGAAGATGTTGCCCTTGTCAACAGGATCTATGAGAACCATTTCGGTTCGCCGCTCATCCCTGAGGGTCACCTGGCACTCTTGAATAAAGTTCCGGACCAGGACCGGATGGAAGAGATCATTGTCGGCGGAGGCGTTGCCGGCATCATCCGCTACTTCCCCGATCGCCGCGAATGGGAACCGGTCCCCCGACCGGAGGCAGGCATCCTCTTCACGCCCAAAAAACGGTTCATTATCGTGAGCGAAGATGCCGTGCCGTTCATCCGGGACAAGGGCATGAGCGTTCTTGCACCGGGGGTTATCTCAATCGACGAGAACATCCGGGCCGGGGACGAGGTCTTCATTCTCGGACCTGACCGGAAATGTATTGCGGTGGGCCGGGCCAAAGTCGATGCAGGGACGGCTCAGGGGATGGAGAAAGGCCAGGTTGTCAGGACGCGCCGGAATATAGAATCCTTAATTGTGCCGGGCGCTGCGACATGGGACGATGCAGTAAGGGCAAATGCCGGTGTGCTGGAACGGGTGGAGGCCGAAGCCATGCTGTTTGTCCGCGAGGTCTCGGGCCGCAACCCGGATCTCCAGCCCAATGTCTCCTACTCGGGAGGAAAAGACAGCCTTGCCACCCTGCTCGTTGTTAAGAAAGCCATAGGCAATGTCCCGATGCTCTTTGCCGACACGGGTCTTGAGTTCCCCGAGACCTACACCAACGTGGACGAAGTATCAAAAAAATACGGCCTCGACGTGATCCGCACGGACGGGAACACAACGTTCTGGGAGACATTCAGACACCAGGGTCCACCCGCAGTCAATGCCCGCTGGTGCTGCAAAGTATGCAAGCTCACGCCGGTCGGGAACCTGATCCGCGAACGGTGGGGAGAATGCCTCTCGTTCATCGGCCAGCGGAGATACGAGTCCGCGGCCCGGGCGCAGAGCGACCGGGTCTGGAGAAATTCCAATGTCCGGGTCCAGCTCTCTGCAGCTCCGATCCACAACTGGACTGCCCTGCATGTCTGGCTCTATATCTGGCGCGAAGAAGCGCCCTACAATGTTCTTTACGCACAGCACCTGGACCGGATCGGTTGTTTCATGTGCCCGTCAAGCGACATGTCATTGATCCACATGATCGCACAGGAGTATCCGGAGCTCTGGCAGGGCTGGGTGGAGAAACTGGAGGAATGGCAGAAGTCCGCAGGGCTTCCTGAAGAATGGATCACCGAAGGGAAGTGGCGGCTGAAAGAAGAGGGGAAGGATGACGCAGATAGCCATTATTGA
- a CDS encoding FRG domain-containing protein: MSDWNYFFEKVIVEIDKFSAKSDTTMLFFRGECNGKSTLLPSLYKNPELLQWESNLYREFVSYSAMLHSQDIHLRNSWEILYEMRHHGLPTRLLDWTGNFAVALYFALHGETKDPCIWMLNPFELNKKSVNSSVIVTVGHDLTGYDYKSLFLLHNQEKDGEIVEPFKNPIAIYPIKSNPRMLAQDGFFTVQGTNPQPINRIYRNCVKRINIPPRAIPGAFRFLKLANIHHFTLFPDLDGLCEDLKTKYIPHS, encoded by the coding sequence ATGTCAGACTGGAATTACTTTTTTGAGAAGGTCATTGTTGAAATTGACAAGTTTAGTGCAAAATCAGATACAACTATGCTTTTTTTTAGAGGTGAGTGTAATGGTAAATCGACATTACTACCATCTTTGTACAAAAATCCCGAGCTATTACAATGGGAATCCAATCTCTATCGGGAATTTGTGTCTTATTCGGCAATGCTACATTCACAGGATATTCATTTGAGAAATTCATGGGAAATTTTGTATGAAATGCGGCATCATGGTTTACCTACTAGGTTATTAGATTGGACTGGAAATTTTGCAGTTGCGCTATATTTTGCATTGCACGGGGAAACAAAAGATCCTTGTATTTGGATGCTTAATCCATTTGAGTTGAATAAGAAATCTGTGAATAGTTCTGTAATCGTTACGGTAGGTCATGATCTAACAGGGTATGATTATAAATCATTGTTTTTATTGCACAATCAAGAAAAAGATGGAGAAATTGTTGAACCATTTAAAAATCCCATAGCCATCTATCCAATTAAAAGTAATCCTCGCATGCTGGCTCAAGATGGTTTTTTTACAGTTCAAGGAACAAACCCTCAACCAATAAATAGAATTTATCGAAATTGCGTTAAAAGAATAAATATTCCCCCACGAGCAATACCTGGAGCTTTCAGATTTTTAAAACTTGCAAATATCCATCATTTTACTCTTTTTCCCGATTTGGATGGTTTATGTGAGGATTTAAAAACAAAGTACATTCCACATTCGTGA